TGATCTTCGAGGCACCGACACCGCGGTCCGCCGCGGCTCTGGTGGAGGCGGCGGTGACCGCCGAACTCGACCTGCTGGACGACGCCGAAGTGCAGCGACTGCTCGACGGCCCGGCCGGGGAAACGGATCTGCCCGCACCGCACAACACAACTACCCCATAGGAGCATTCCATGACGACCACCGCGCAGACGAGCCTCCCGCCGACCGCCCGGCAGCCGCTGGACATGGACGGTCTGGCGTGGATCCTCTTCGGCCACGCCGCGTTCCAGTACCTCAACGCCGCCGTGGAGACCGAACTCCTCGACGAGCTCGTCAAAACTCCCGGCGTCACCAAGGAGGAACTCGCCGAGCGGCTCTCGCTCCAGGAACGGGCCATCGACATCCTGCTCCTCGGCACCACCGCCATGGGCCTCACGGTCAAGGAGAACGACCGTTACCGGCTGGCCGACGTACTGAAGGAGCTGACCGCCACCGAGGACTGGCAGCGCTTCAAGGACACGGTCGGTTTCGAGCAGTACGTCGTCTACGAGGGCCAGCTGGACTTCACCGAGTCCCTGCGGACCAACACCAACGTCGGCCTGCGCCGGGTGCGCGGCACCGGCCGGGACCTCTACCACCGGCTGAGCGAGAACCCGCACATGGAGGCCGTGTTCTACCGCTACATGCGCTCGTGGTCGGAGCTGGCCAACCGCCACCTCGTCGACGCGCTGGACCTCGGTGACGCGCGGGCGCTGCTGGACTGCGGCGGCGGTGACGCGGTGAACTCGATCGCCCTGGCCGCGGCCAACAGCCACCTGCGGGCCACCGTGTTCGAGATCCCCGAGTCCTCGGTCATCACCCAGAAGAAGATCGCCGAAGCGGGCCTGGCGGAGCGGGTCGACGTCATCGCGGGCGACATGTTCGCCGATCCGTTCCCGGGCGGACACGATGTGATCCTCTTCGCCCACCAGCTGGTGATCTGGACCCTGGAGGAGAACACCCGCCTGCTGGCGAAGGCGTACGAGGCGCTGCCCGAAGGCGGCAAGCTCGTCATCTTCAACTCGATGTCCAACGACGAGGGCGACGGCCCGGTCGTGGCGGCGCTGGACAGCGTGTACTTCGCCGCGATACCGGCCGAGGGCGGAATGATCTACTCCTGGAAGCAGCACGAGGAGTGCCTGCAGAAGGCCGGCTTCGGCGAGTTCGAGCGGATCGACGTTCCGGGCTGGACGCCGCACGGCATCATCATCGCCACCAAGTAGCCGCCGATCGGTCACCGCAACCGCGGTAGGTCTCCCCGGCCCGTGGGCGAACCGCCTGCCGGTTCGCCCACGGGCAGCCCGCGCCCCCTTCCCGGCGCGCGCCCTTCTCATCGCCAAGAGCCGACGGGAATCCGACATGAACCGACCGAACACCCATCACCGCCGCCTGCCTGTGAGGACGGGAGCGGGCCGATGGGCATGACGAATCCGTTCGAGGACGAGACACGGCAGTACCTGGTACTCGTCAACGACGAGGAGCAGTACTCGTTGTGGCCGCGCGAGGTCACCGTGCCCGGAGGCTGGGCCGTCGGGCACGGGCCGGGCAGCCGGGCCGAGTGCCTTCAGTACGTCGAGCGCACCTGGACCGACATGCGGCCGGCGAGCCTGCGGCGGCGTTCGCAGCAGTAGGACGCCGACAGCACCACAAGCAACAGTTCAGCGGTCGGCTCCCAGGCGCGGCCACCGCGACGAGACCATCCGGCCGTCCAGCCCGAGGAGCTGATCGTGGACAGTGGCGCAAGCGATGTCCTTGGGCGTTTCCGGGAGGCGGCGCTCAGGCATCCGGGACGCACCGCCGTCTCCACGCCCTCGGGCGACCTCACCTACCGTGAGCTGGACGACCGGGTGGAGCGGATCGCCGCGGCCCTGCGCGAGCGGGCCGTGACACCCGGCGCGGCCGTGGCGGTCTGCCTCCCGCGCTGCGCGGACCTGGTCGCCGCGATGCTCGCCGTGTGGCGCACCGGGGCGGCGTACGTCCCCCTCGATCCGGCCCAGCCCGCCGGGCGGCTGGAGTTCCTGAGCAAGGACGCCGGGGCATGCTGGGTGATCACCTCCGGCCGGCTGGACACCCCTCTGCCCAGGGACCTCGGACGCCTCGACCTGGACACCGGCCCCGGGCTCCGCCCTGACGGCCCCGGACCGGAGGCGCCGGAGCCCTCCTTCACGGGTGCATCACCGGCGTACATCATGCACACCTCGGGCACCACGGGGCGTCCCAAGGGGGTGGTGGTCACCCGTAACAACGTCGCGCATCTCCTGCGGGCCCTGGAGCGCAGCGGGCTCTTCCCCGAGGAGCCCTCGCGTGTGGTGTGGAACGCCGCCCCCGGATTCGACGCGTCCGTCCAGCAGTGGATCAGAGTCTGCCGGGGAGACACCCTGATCCTCCCCACGGACGAACTGCGCGACGACCCTGAGCTGTTCGCCGGTTTTCTGCGCGAGCAACGGGCCACCGACCTGGACGCGACACCTTCGCACTGGGAAGTGCTGCGTCCGCATCTGATCGAGGGCGGTTTCGGGAACACCGCGCTGCGGCTGTTCCTCGGCGGTGAGCCCGTGCCCGCCCCGATGTGGACGGACCTGGTGGAACTGACCGGACGCGGCCTGCTGAGCGCGGTCAATGTGTACGGACCCACCGAGTGCACGGTGGACGCCACCGCGGCTCGCATCGCCGGACCCGTGCCCCACATCGGCTCGGCACTGCCCGGAGTGCGCGCCCATGTGCTCGACGCGGCGCTGGAGCCGGTGGCCGAGGGGCAGGTGGGGGAACTCCATCTCGCGGGCGAGGGGGTGGCCTCGGGCTATGCGGGACGCCCGGGCGCCACCGCCGAACGGTTTCTCGCCGACCCGCTGGGACCGCCCGGAAGCCGCATGTACCGGACGGGCGACTGCGTCCGGCGGCTGGCCGGAGGGCTGCTGGAGTACCTCGGACGGTCGGACCGGCAGGTGAAACTGCGCGGTCAGCGGATCGAACCCGGCGAGATCGAGGAGGTGCTGGCCCGGCACCCCGAGGTGGGAAGAGCCGTGGTCGTGGCACGCGAGGACCGCCCCGGTGACCGAAGGCTCGTCGCGTACGTCACCACGGGCGAGCGCGCCGGGCGGGCCGCGCTTCCCGCGTCACTCCGTGCGCACTGTGCCGCGTGGCTGCCGTCCTCCATGGTGCCCGCGGCCGTCCTGGTGCTCGATGGATTTCCCGTGACGGCGAACGGGAAGACGGACCTGTCGGCCCTGCCCGCACCCGAGTACGCGAGTGCCACGCGCGGGCGCGCACCCGCTTCCCTCCGGGAGACACTGCTGTGCCGGCTGTTCGCAGAGGTGCTCGGCGCCCAACACGCCGATGCCGATACGCACTTCTTCGACGCGGGCGGCAACTCGCTCCTGGCGATGCGCCTGGTTGGCCGGGCCCGCGCTGAGAAGCTGGCGGAACTGACGGTCCGTGATGTGTTCGAGGCGCCGACTCCGGCCGCGCTCGCAGACCGTCTCGGTACGGGGCCGGACGCGCGCGCCGACCGTCTCATTACGGGTCCGGCCCGGCGCCCCGAGCTGCGGCCCGTGCCGCGCCCCGACCCGCTGCCGCTCTCCCCGGCCCAGCGGCGCCTGTGGTTCCTGGACCAGCTGGAAGGACCCAACCCGACCTACAACGAGCATGTGGCCTTCCGTTTCTCCGGCACTCTGGACGCGGCGGCGCTGGAGGCGGCCACGGGAGACGTCGTCGCCCGCCATGAGCCCCTTCGGACGGTGTTCCCCGGACACGGGGGCGAACCCCGCCAGCACATCCTGGGCCCCCGCACACACGCACCCCGCTTCGACGTACGCGAGGTGTCCGGGGACGCACTGGCCGGGGCGCTGCGCGAGGCCGTCCGTACCCCCTTCGACCTGACCACCGAACCGCCCCTGCGCGCGGTTCTGTTCGTGCTCGACCAGCAGGTGTACGTACTGCTGCTGGTCATGCACCACATCGCGAGCGACGGATGGTCCCTGCGCCCGCTCGCGCGGGATCTGGCGGTGGCCTACCGGGCACGGCGCACGGGCGCACCGCCCGCGTGGTCACAACTCCCCGTCCAGTACGCCGACTACACACTGTGGCAGAGCGTACTGCTGGGCAGCGACGAGGACCCGGACAGTCTGATGGCCAGTCAACTTGATTACTGGAAATCCGAATTGAAAGGACTTCCGGAAATCATTCCGTTGCCCGTCGACGGTCCCCGCGCGGTCGCGAAGACCCGGCCGGGAGGGTCCGTACCCTTCGCGTGCGACGCGGATCTGCACGGCGCGCTGGCCGCACTGGCACGGGAGCAGCGGTGCTCGCTGTTCATGGTGATGCAGGCGGCGCTCGCCGTCCTGCTGACGCGGCTGGGGGCCGGTTCGGACATCCCCATCGGGACCGTGACCGCCGGGCGGGACGATCCCCTGCTGGAGGACCTGGTCGGCTTCTTCGTCAACACACTGGTTCTGCGGACGGATACGTCCGGCGACCCCGGCTTCCGTGAACTGCTGTCCCGGGTAAGAGAGACAGGCCTCGCCGCCTCAGAGCATCAGGATCTGCCCTTCGACCGGCTCGTCGAGGCGCTGAACCCGGCACGCACGCAAGGGGGCCGGCCGCTCTTCCAGGTGCTGCTCGCCTTCCAGAACACGGACGAGGCGGTGTGGGACTTCGGGGATGTGGAGATGCAGACGCAGTCCGTGACCCCGGGCACCGCGAAGTTCGATCTCGCTCTGTCAGTCGGCGAATCGAGGACCGGGGACGCGTCACCGGGCGGCCTGAGCGGATTCCTCGAATACTCGGCCGACCTGTTCACCGCCCGTACGGCGGAAGGGATCTCGGCACGACTCGTACAGGTGCTGGAAACGGCCGTCACCGACCCTGACCGGCCCATCGGGTCCTACGACCTGCTCACCGAAGGCGAGCGGCAACGCCTCCTGGACGAGTGGAACACCACCACCGACACGACGCCGGTCCGCTCGCTCCTCGAACGGTTCGAGGAGCAGGCCGGGTCCGCCCCGGACTCCACAGCGGTGCTCTTCGAGCAGGAGCGGGTCTCGTACGCGGAGCTCGACACCCGGGCGAACCGGCTGGCCGCCCATCTGCTCGC
This sequence is a window from Streptomyces sp. NBC_01217. Protein-coding genes within it:
- a CDS encoding methyltransferase; translation: MTTTAQTSLPPTARQPLDMDGLAWILFGHAAFQYLNAAVETELLDELVKTPGVTKEELAERLSLQERAIDILLLGTTAMGLTVKENDRYRLADVLKELTATEDWQRFKDTVGFEQYVVYEGQLDFTESLRTNTNVGLRRVRGTGRDLYHRLSENPHMEAVFYRYMRSWSELANRHLVDALDLGDARALLDCGGGDAVNSIALAAANSHLRATVFEIPESSVITQKKIAEAGLAERVDVIAGDMFADPFPGGHDVILFAHQLVIWTLEENTRLLAKAYEALPEGGKLVIFNSMSNDEGDGPVVAALDSVYFAAIPAEGGMIYSWKQHEECLQKAGFGEFERIDVPGWTPHGIIIATK
- a CDS encoding non-ribosomal peptide synthetase yields the protein MDSGASDVLGRFREAALRHPGRTAVSTPSGDLTYRELDDRVERIAAALRERAVTPGAAVAVCLPRCADLVAAMLAVWRTGAAYVPLDPAQPAGRLEFLSKDAGACWVITSGRLDTPLPRDLGRLDLDTGPGLRPDGPGPEAPEPSFTGASPAYIMHTSGTTGRPKGVVVTRNNVAHLLRALERSGLFPEEPSRVVWNAAPGFDASVQQWIRVCRGDTLILPTDELRDDPELFAGFLREQRATDLDATPSHWEVLRPHLIEGGFGNTALRLFLGGEPVPAPMWTDLVELTGRGLLSAVNVYGPTECTVDATAARIAGPVPHIGSALPGVRAHVLDAALEPVAEGQVGELHLAGEGVASGYAGRPGATAERFLADPLGPPGSRMYRTGDCVRRLAGGLLEYLGRSDRQVKLRGQRIEPGEIEEVLARHPEVGRAVVVAREDRPGDRRLVAYVTTGERAGRAALPASLRAHCAAWLPSSMVPAAVLVLDGFPVTANGKTDLSALPAPEYASATRGRAPASLRETLLCRLFAEVLGAQHADADTHFFDAGGNSLLAMRLVGRARAEKLAELTVRDVFEAPTPAALADRLGTGPDARADRLITGPARRPELRPVPRPDPLPLSPAQRRLWFLDQLEGPNPTYNEHVAFRFSGTLDAAALEAATGDVVARHEPLRTVFPGHGGEPRQHILGPRTHAPRFDVREVSGDALAGALREAVRTPFDLTTEPPLRAVLFVLDQQVYVLLLVMHHIASDGWSLRPLARDLAVAYRARRTGAPPAWSQLPVQYADYTLWQSVLLGSDEDPDSLMASQLDYWKSELKGLPEIIPLPVDGPRAVAKTRPGGSVPFACDADLHGALAALAREQRCSLFMVMQAALAVLLTRLGAGSDIPIGTVTAGRDDPLLEDLVGFFVNTLVLRTDTSGDPGFRELLSRVRETGLAASEHQDLPFDRLVEALNPARTQGGRPLFQVLLAFQNTDEAVWDFGDVEMQTQSVTPGTAKFDLALSVGESRTGDASPGGLSGFLEYSADLFTARTAEGISARLVQVLETAVTDPDRPIGSYDLLTEGERQRLLDEWNTTTDTTPVRSLLERFEEQAGSAPDSTAVLFEQERVSYAELDTRANRLAAHLLARGVGPGAVVASALTRSVELIVAVLAVMKTGAAYLPVDPEYPAERIAQVLDDAGPALLLTTRGTAPGIGATDGLVRVELDGPEARAAMRDHRPPQRPHGGPRAVLHRESPAYVIYTSGSTGRPKGVVVTHAGLANLAEHQARTLGVVRTSHVLQFASPGFDAFFWEVAMALSAGAALVMAPARRLLPGPDLRSVIARHGVTHLTLPPSVLGALPPDTLTGVHTLVVAGEALGAEQVRRRQPGRTLINAYGPTETTVCASMSGPLTADGRTPPIGRPIRNTRLYVLDERLRPAPTGVVGELYIAGAGLAQGYLKRPGTTAERFVADPYGAPGTRMYRTGDLARWNTGGELEFAGRVDHQVKVRGHRIELTEIEELIAAHPEVSGVAVKVDGDRDFDRRIISYVVPKAPATDSAPPTDSERVAEWGRIHDSVHSGGPAADFGEDFTGWHSSYDGGVIAPQEMRQWRDATVRDIIALRPARVLELGVGSGLLLSRIAPSTDTYWGFDLSRDVIGRLHREVAQRPELDGRTVLRCQAADDATGIPRGFFDVVVLNSVTQYFPSGDYLTRVLKQAATALAPGGSLFVGDVRNLRLLRCFHAATAARRTGAEPGSPAHEQAVRRSLAREQELLVAPDFFGALAASCGLFSSCDVRLKRGGYHNELSRYRYDVILRTSPIRGAATPVPGVRWGKDVHALHEIRERLRADRSTGLRVLGIPNARLSEDLRTLGITRPDAVDPEELARFAEGLGHRVALRWSEESGPECFDVVIAPPGDGVTGDPPLPAVPGPGSGLDSYVNVPFAAPDRSGLGESVLKHCAAALPAFMVPSAVVVLESLPLTPNGKTDRRALPAPDFGRSAGSRTARTPREAALCRMYGEILGLGEVGIDDSFFDLGGHSLLVTRLVSRIRAAFGVEVAVSTVFDAPSVAALVDRLDDVPRARPALRRMRPRN
- a CDS encoding MbtH family protein; the protein is MTNPFEDETRQYLVLVNDEEQYSLWPREVTVPGGWAVGHGPGSRAECLQYVERTWTDMRPASLRRRSQQ